Proteins from a single region of bacterium:
- the ruvX gene encoding Holliday junction resolvase RuvX produces the protein MKKGKVLAIDVGKRRIGLAVSDEGRRLAFPLGFLEVEGEEVAVEKIGEVAVREGVKEIVVGMPYSLKGNITPSTELAIRIAERLRERGFLVEEVDERLTTKEAEKVLGLGKGRRRKGEADKIAAVLLLQVFLDRERI, from the coding sequence ATGAAAAAAGGGAAGGTGTTAGCTATAGATGTTGGAAAGAGGAGGATTGGCTTAGCGGTAAGCGACGAAGGCAGGCGCCTTGCATTTCCCTTGGGGTTTTTAGAGGTTGAAGGAGAGGAAGTTGCTGTGGAGAAGATAGGGGAGGTGGCGGTGAGGGAAGGGGTAAAGGAGATTGTGGTTGGGATGCCATATTCCTTGAAAGGCAATATTACTCCCTCTACAGAGCTTGCAATTAGGATTGCTGAGAGGTTAAGAGAAAGGGGATTTCTCGTTGAGGAGGTAGATGAGCGATTAACGACGAAGGAGGCGGAAAAGGTGTTGGGGTTAGGGAAGGGGAGAAGAAGAAAAGGGGAAGCTGACAAGATAGCGGCTGTCTTGCTTCTTCAGGTTTTTTTAGATAGGGAGAGGATATAA
- a CDS encoding sugar kinase: MPEVVCIGILVADIVAKPVSQYPEKGRLVLVDTIELHTGGCASNTAVSLAKIGVDTAAVGKVGKDAFGDFVIDSLKKHGVDIKWIKRDDKALTSATQVFVHPDGERSFIHYIGANANFREEDIDESVLEGSRIVHYAGYFVLSSLDGEPCARVLKKAKEFGAFVSLDTVWDSQGRWMSLLEPVLPHLDLIIPSIEEARMITGKEKPREIAKVFLDKGVGMVVLKMGSKGSYVRTKNEEIYMPRFEVMPVDAVGAGDAFAAGFITGLLKGWDLEMTAKFANAVGALCVTAIGATTGVRSLEETLNFMESTPLAKESVDLG; encoded by the coding sequence ATGCCTGAGGTAGTCTGCATAGGCATCCTCGTCGCCGATATCGTCGCTAAGCCCGTTAGCCAATATCCCGAGAAGGGCAGATTGGTTCTCGTTGATACAATAGAGCTTCATACTGGAGGATGTGCTTCAAACACGGCTGTTTCACTCGCCAAAATCGGAGTAGATACAGCAGCAGTTGGAAAGGTAGGCAAGGATGCATTCGGAGATTTCGTCATTGATAGTTTGAAAAAGCACGGGGTTGATATAAAGTGGATTAAGCGGGACGACAAAGCTTTGACTTCAGCTACGCAAGTCTTTGTCCATCCCGATGGAGAGCGTTCATTTATCCATTATATTGGAGCTAACGCGAATTTCCGTGAAGAGGATATTGATGAATCAGTTTTAGAGGGAAGTCGTATTGTTCACTATGCGGGATATTTCGTCTTATCATCTCTTGATGGCGAACCTTGTGCAAGAGTGCTGAAGAAAGCAAAGGAATTCGGCGCATTTGTCTCGCTTGATACAGTTTGGGATTCCCAAGGCAGGTGGATGAGCCTTCTTGAGCCTGTCCTCCCTCATCTTGACTTGATCATTCCTTCCATAGAGGAAGCACGAATGATAACAGGGAAGGAAAAGCCAAGGGAGATAGCCAAGGTTTTCCTTGATAAAGGAGTGGGAATGGTCGTCTTGAAGATGGGCAGTAAGGGTTCTTATGTTAGGACAAAAAATGAGGAAATATACATGCCAAGATTTGAGGTCATGCCAGTGGATGCGGTGGGCGCAGGCGATGCCTTCGCTGCTGGATTTATAACTGGACTCTTAAAGGGTTGGGATTTGGAGATGACGGCAAAATTTGCAAACGCGGTGGGAGCTCTCTGCGTAACGGCAATTGGGGCAACGACAGGCGTCCGGAGCCTTGAGGAAACCCTCAATTTTATGGAATCAACCCCCTTAGCGAAGGAAAGCGTGGATTTGGGTTAG
- the rpsB gene encoding 30S ribosomal protein S2: MPVVTMKELLEAGVHFGHQTSRWHPKMAKYIYGGKNGIHIIDLQQTIELLEKACDFAKQVVLSGKEILFVGTKKQAQEPIREAAERCGMPYVVERWMGGTLTNFSVIMGGVKRLEKLEKMEAEGEFEKLPKREAKLLRKQLENARRNLSGIRNMKELPGAVFIIDIRKEETALREAKRLDIPVIALVDTNCDPTQVDYPIPGNDDAIRSIKLVADKLSEAILEAKELLEQGAIVVEKKPEVEEETEGERRELLQRAMMSDEDFREIEVMEEEIDR; this comes from the coding sequence TTGCCCGTCGTTACCATGAAGGAGCTTTTGGAAGCAGGGGTGCATTTTGGGCATCAGACGAGCAGATGGCACCCCAAAATGGCTAAGTATATCTATGGAGGTAAAAATGGCATCCACATAATAGACCTCCAACAAACGATAGAGCTCTTGGAGAAAGCCTGCGATTTTGCCAAGCAGGTAGTCCTTTCAGGAAAGGAAATTCTCTTTGTTGGAACTAAGAAGCAAGCACAGGAGCCGATAAGGGAGGCAGCGGAGCGTTGTGGGATGCCATATGTTGTTGAGAGGTGGATGGGTGGAACGCTTACAAATTTCTCCGTGATTATGGGAGGGGTAAAGCGGTTGGAGAAGTTGGAGAAAATGGAAGCGGAAGGAGAATTTGAAAAGCTCCCCAAGAGGGAGGCAAAACTTCTCCGTAAGCAACTGGAAAATGCGAGGAGAAACCTAAGCGGGATAAGAAATATGAAGGAGTTGCCCGGTGCGGTTTTCATCATTGATATCCGCAAGGAGGAGACGGCTTTAAGGGAGGCAAAAAGGTTAGATATCCCTGTGATTGCCCTCGTTGACACGAATTGCGACCCTACGCAAGTTGATTATCCCATTCCGGGAAACGATGACGCGATAAGGTCTATAAAACTCGTCGCGGATAAGCTGTCGGAAGCGATTCTGGAGGCGAAGGAACTCCTCGAGCAAGGGGCAATTGTGGTGGAGAAAAAGCCGGAGGTAGAGGAGGAAACTGAAGGGGAGAGAAGAGAGCTGCTCCAAAGGGCAATGATGTCTGATGAGGATTTTAGAGAAATAGAGGTAATGGAAGAAGAGATAGATAGATAA
- a CDS encoding UMP kinase, whose translation MGRPKWKRVVLKLSGEAFAGKKGFGLDLEEIDRIAEEIKEVWEKGVEISIITGGGNIVRGAEVEEMGMDRATGDYMGMLATVINALALQDALEKKGVPTRVQTAIEMREVAEPFIRRRAIAHMERGRVVIFAAGTGNPFLSTDTAAALRAAEVKAEVLLKATNVDGVYEEDPRLKPDARLFKKLNYLEMVKRGLRIMDYTAVMMSQQVNIPIVVFNMRVRGNITKAALGEDIGTFVGGIVYEEDRGDREAVRREDEESP comes from the coding sequence ATGGGTAGACCGAAATGGAAAAGGGTGGTGCTGAAGTTATCTGGCGAGGCTTTCGCTGGTAAAAAGGGTTTTGGACTGGATTTGGAGGAGATAGACAGGATAGCTGAGGAAATTAAGGAGGTGTGGGAGAAGGGGGTGGAGATATCAATCATAACGGGAGGAGGCAATATAGTGAGGGGAGCGGAGGTAGAGGAGATGGGGATGGATAGAGCGACGGGCGATTATATGGGGATGCTGGCAACAGTGATAAATGCTCTTGCTTTACAGGATGCATTGGAGAAGAAAGGTGTTCCTACAAGGGTGCAAACCGCAATAGAGATGCGGGAGGTTGCAGAGCCTTTCATTAGAAGGCGAGCTATCGCCCATATGGAGAGGGGTAGGGTAGTGATATTTGCAGCGGGGACAGGAAACCCTTTCCTTTCCACGGATACCGCAGCGGCGCTAAGGGCTGCGGAGGTAAAAGCTGAGGTTCTCCTTAAAGCCACCAATGTGGACGGAGTTTATGAGGAAGACCCTCGCCTCAAGCCAGACGCTCGCCTCTTTAAGAAACTCAATTACCTTGAAATGGTAAAGAGGGGTTTGCGCATAATGGATTATACAGCGGTTATGATGAGCCAGCAGGTCAACATACCAATCGTCGTTTTCAATATGAGAGTGAGGGGAAATATAACAAAAGCAGCCCTTGGCGAGGATATAGGAACTTTCGTAGGAGGGATTGTGTATGAAGAAGATAGAGGAGATAGAGAAGCAGTGCGAAGAGAGGATGAAGAAAGCCCTTGA
- a CDS encoding right-handed parallel beta-helix repeat-containing protein, whose amino-acid sequence MRKIINQFMFFLLFSATFSLGAVYFVDCQNPNASDDNPGTPQLPFKTIDKAAQIVEPGDIVVVKPGIYREHIKLRKSGKPGAPITFLADPPHSVIITGADIFKDWQKVEGEEPIYSIKWTHRFIINVRPDGSLVEHHPDDEEHKLWGRAELVVVDGKLCLPALTLDDLREAWHLHSSSLKENKPSPVLQPPLPNLGGPFGGMFCADTKNQILYLWLSDGSDPNLHQVECATRGELFGLSPWENPQGVQFVQVRGFVFRHSATFPQRAAVWLLGSDNLLEDCIIEEMAGGGVAVNGVMRKCIIRRCGHTGGGAIGENFLNEDCIWEGNSWKPINRGWDAGGFKLAQAKNGFFTRCVFRRNGGPGLWFDIDVRDVVVKNCRFEENEHMGFFIEISRNITVLDSLFLRNGVGVVGRVEWPDWGIAGLTIAESENCIVVRNTFYENKDGIALREQGPRHLQTEDGEIAFHNKGHMILRNVITRNRGYQLALWYDNPFFGWHPAEKEKFKEESAYEKWVKDNPQLVYDPLKVEMLIDYNLYFAQGKEKLFLYGVPWRPKSEEIGDIELWQKKTGFDAHSIFAEPKFVNPEANDFRFQQDSPANFLQAGCRHPVPNKGNKQVGKASKEDINGK is encoded by the coding sequence ATGAGAAAAATTATTAACCAGTTTATGTTTTTCCTTCTTTTCTCCGCCACTTTTTCGCTGGGAGCGGTTTATTTCGTTGACTGCCAAAATCCCAATGCTTCCGATGACAATCCCGGCACCCCTCAGCTTCCTTTTAAAACAATTGATAAAGCCGCCCAGATAGTGGAGCCAGGGGATATAGTCGTAGTTAAACCGGGAATTTACAGGGAACATATAAAGCTGAGAAAAAGCGGAAAGCCTGGCGCTCCCATAACTTTCCTCGCCGACCCTCCCCATTCTGTTATCATAACCGGAGCGGATATATTTAAGGACTGGCAAAAAGTCGAGGGTGAGGAACCAATTTATTCCATCAAATGGACACATCGTTTCATCATTAATGTCCGTCCAGATGGCTCCCTTGTTGAACATCACCCAGACGATGAGGAGCACAAGCTCTGGGGAAGGGCGGAATTGGTCGTAGTAGATGGAAAGCTTTGCCTCCCCGCTCTCACCCTTGATGATTTGCGGGAAGCCTGGCACCTCCATAGCTCCTCTCTTAAAGAAAATAAACCCTCCCCGGTGCTTCAACCACCGCTTCCCAATTTAGGAGGACCTTTTGGTGGGATGTTCTGTGCCGATACTAAGAATCAAATCCTTTATCTTTGGCTTTCCGATGGTTCCGACCCCAATCTCCATCAAGTGGAATGCGCTACGAGAGGAGAGCTATTCGGGCTCAGTCCCTGGGAGAATCCCCAAGGTGTTCAATTCGTTCAAGTGCGTGGTTTTGTATTCCGCCACTCAGCCACATTTCCTCAAAGAGCTGCAGTGTGGCTATTAGGGAGTGATAATCTCCTTGAAGATTGCATTATTGAGGAGATGGCGGGAGGCGGCGTTGCAGTGAATGGGGTTATGAGGAAATGTATCATCAGGAGGTGCGGACATACGGGCGGAGGGGCAATAGGGGAAAATTTCCTAAATGAGGATTGTATTTGGGAGGGGAACAGTTGGAAACCGATAAATAGGGGTTGGGATGCGGGAGGATTCAAATTAGCACAGGCAAAAAATGGATTCTTCACAAGATGCGTTTTCAGAAGGAACGGAGGTCCGGGCTTGTGGTTTGATATTGATGTTAGGGATGTGGTTGTTAAAAACTGCCGGTTTGAGGAGAACGAACATATGGGATTTTTCATAGAGATAAGCAGAAATATAACAGTGCTTGATAGTTTATTTTTAAGAAATGGAGTGGGAGTTGTGGGCAGGGTGGAATGGCCTGATTGGGGGATAGCTGGCTTGACGATTGCGGAAAGCGAGAATTGTATCGTGGTTCGCAATACATTTTACGAAAACAAAGATGGAATAGCCCTTAGGGAGCAGGGACCTCGCCACTTGCAAACGGAAGACGGAGAGATTGCCTTTCATAATAAAGGACATATGATTTTAAGGAATGTCATTACGAGAAATAGAGGATATCAGCTTGCATTATGGTATGATAATCCCTTTTTTGGCTGGCATCCTGCGGAAAAGGAAAAATTCAAGGAGGAATCAGCCTATGAGAAGTGGGTAAAAGATAATCCCCAGCTCGTCTATGACCCATTAAAGGTTGAAATGCTTATAGATTACAACCTTTACTTCGCCCAGGGGAAAGAGAAGCTATTTCTCTATGGCGTTCCCTGGCGTCCCAAATCGGAGGAAATTGGAGATATTGAACTTTGGCAGAAAAAGACCGGTTTTGATGCTCATAGCATCTTCGCGGAGCCAAAGTTTGTTAACCCAGAAGCCAACGATTTCCGCTTTCAACAAGATAGCCCTGCGAATTTCCTCCAAGCAGGCTGCCGACATCCAGTTCCCAATAAAGGCAACAAGCAAGTGGGAAAGGCTTCCAAGGAAGATATTAATGGCAAATAG
- the tsf gene encoding translation elongation factor Ts produces MPISAELVKELRKLTGAPLMDCKKALEKTGGDIQQAMNVLREKGIAVATKRSGKEAREGIIVSYIHHSGKVGVLLELNCETDFVARTDEFKQLAHDLAMQVAAMAPTYISREDVPPEVLEQEKEVLQKWAESQGKPPKAVEKMVEGRLENFFANVCLLEQPFIKDEEKKVKDVIAEAMGKIGEKIAVGRFTRYEIGEG; encoded by the coding sequence ATGCCTATAAGTGCTGAATTGGTTAAGGAATTAAGGAAGTTGACAGGCGCACCGCTTATGGATTGTAAGAAGGCATTGGAGAAGACGGGTGGTGATATTCAACAGGCGATGAATGTACTCAGGGAGAAGGGGATAGCTGTAGCTACAAAGAGGAGCGGGAAAGAGGCAAGGGAGGGCATTATCGTATCTTATATCCATCATAGTGGGAAAGTGGGTGTTCTCTTGGAGTTGAATTGTGAGACGGATTTCGTCGCGAGGACAGACGAGTTCAAACAGCTTGCTCACGATTTAGCTATGCAGGTGGCTGCTATGGCTCCCACCTACATAAGCAGGGAAGATGTTCCCCCCGAGGTTTTGGAGCAGGAGAAAGAAGTGCTTCAGAAATGGGCGGAGAGCCAGGGCAAACCACCCAAGGCGGTTGAGAAGATGGTGGAGGGAAGATTGGAGAACTTCTTCGCCAATGTATGCCTTTTGGAGCAACCGTTCATAAAGGACGAAGAGAAGAAGGTAAAGGATGTAATCGCGGAAGCGATGGGGAAGATAGGCGAGAAGATAGCGGTGGGAAGATTTACTCGTTACGAGATCGGGGAGGGTTAG
- the alaS gene encoding alanine--tRNA ligase, translated as MTSDELRSLFLEFFEKRGHKILPGIPLVPTDPSLLLTGAGVVPFRAIIEGREKPEYRRVATCQRCVRTNDIEKVGFTTRHLTFFEMLGNFSFGDYYKRESLLWGWEFLVDVVKLPKERLWASVYEGDEEAERIWLEEIGLPPERLVRLGKEDNFWGPVGVTGACGPCSEVYYDFGEELSCGSPNCKPGCDCDRFIELWNHVFTEFYQDEEGNLHPLPTKNIDTGMGLERLAAAVQGGKNCFDADVFQPILNYIGEMAEEDVPIARKRIIADHIRAGVFLIADGVLPSNEGRGYILRRLLRRAEVQGIISGLPRLFLHRLVPVVIKVMRAGYPFLENYQDFILEEIRREEERFQRTLDSGLILFEEMTKSSKFLSGEDVFRLYDTYGFPLELTLELAKERGVEVDIEGFHSSMERQRERARLALEEEKLPPIYSALTQKLSPTEFIGYETLEGEGEVLALLREGKKVEELEDEEGEILLDRTPFYAEAGGEVADTGYIRSPEGEVRVKDVQKYGSLIFHKCDVKGKIRVGDKVKAIVDGERRKSIQRHHTATHLLHAALKRVLGPFVSQAGSYVAPDRLRFDFSWTKALSDEEIQRVEEMVNEKIVENIKVETSWHPFREALNMGAVALFGEKYGEVVRVVKIGDYSIELCAGCHASSTGEIGFFKILEESSIGAGLRRIEAVCGMPALHYVRRLEATLKKGAWLLQGGVWELPQRVENLLERLRALEEEKKELERKLAVQEVEGFLSRAKEIKGVNVVAEKVDGVGIEGLKGLADSLLERMGSGIVLLGSEVNERAVFICKVSKDIVEKGLGADKLVREVAKVVSGGGGGSPLFAQAGGKNPERLEEALSFALQLVESAIP; from the coding sequence ATGACAAGCGACGAATTACGTTCATTATTCCTTGAATTTTTTGAGAAGAGGGGGCACAAGATTTTGCCCGGCATCCCCCTCGTTCCAACGGACCCCTCCCTCTTATTGACTGGAGCGGGAGTCGTTCCCTTCCGGGCAATAATTGAAGGAAGAGAAAAGCCGGAATATAGGAGGGTTGCCACCTGTCAGAGATGTGTTCGGACAAACGATATCGAAAAGGTTGGCTTTACCACGCGCCACTTGACATTCTTTGAAATGCTGGGCAACTTTTCCTTCGGCGACTACTACAAGAGAGAGAGCCTCCTATGGGGATGGGAATTCCTTGTTGATGTGGTTAAATTGCCCAAGGAAAGGCTTTGGGCTTCCGTTTACGAGGGAGATGAGGAAGCAGAGAGGATATGGCTTGAGGAAATTGGGCTACCGCCTGAAAGATTGGTACGGCTCGGTAAAGAGGATAATTTCTGGGGTCCAGTGGGGGTCACGGGAGCCTGTGGACCTTGTTCGGAGGTTTATTATGACTTCGGTGAGGAATTAAGCTGTGGCTCGCCCAATTGCAAGCCTGGATGTGATTGCGACCGCTTTATTGAGCTCTGGAACCATGTCTTCACAGAGTTTTATCAGGATGAAGAAGGAAATCTCCATCCCCTCCCGACGAAAAACATAGACACTGGAATGGGATTGGAGCGCCTAGCTGCCGCCGTTCAAGGTGGTAAGAACTGCTTTGATGCGGATGTATTTCAACCGATTCTGAATTACATCGGCGAGATGGCAGAGGAGGACGTCCCAATAGCGCGGAAAAGGATAATAGCCGACCACATAAGAGCGGGTGTTTTCCTCATAGCTGATGGAGTTCTCCCCTCAAACGAGGGAAGAGGTTATATATTGAGGCGTCTACTTAGGAGAGCGGAGGTGCAGGGAATAATTTCCGGTCTACCAAGATTGTTCCTTCATCGCTTAGTGCCCGTTGTCATTAAGGTAATGAGAGCGGGTTATCCCTTCCTTGAGAATTATCAGGATTTCATCCTTGAGGAGATTAGAAGAGAGGAAGAAAGGTTCCAGCGCACCCTTGATTCTGGTCTTATCCTCTTTGAGGAGATGACCAAATCCTCAAAATTCCTAAGCGGAGAGGATGTCTTCCGTCTCTACGATACATACGGTTTCCCACTTGAGCTCACCTTAGAACTTGCTAAGGAAAGAGGGGTTGAGGTCGATATAGAGGGATTTCATTCCTCAATGGAAAGGCAGAGGGAAAGGGCTCGCCTGGCTCTTGAGGAGGAAAAATTGCCTCCAATCTATTCAGCCTTGACCCAGAAGCTTTCTCCAACAGAGTTCATAGGTTATGAGACCCTTGAGGGTGAAGGGGAAGTGCTAGCCCTTCTGAGGGAGGGAAAAAAGGTGGAGGAGTTGGAGGACGAGGAGGGAGAGATATTGCTTGATAGAACTCCCTTTTACGCTGAGGCCGGAGGGGAAGTTGCTGATACAGGTTATATTCGTTCTCCGGAAGGGGAGGTAAGAGTTAAGGATGTGCAAAAATATGGCTCGCTTATTTTTCATAAATGCGATGTAAAGGGGAAAATAAGGGTGGGGGATAAAGTTAAAGCGATAGTTGATGGGGAAAGAAGAAAATCAATTCAGAGGCATCATACAGCAACCCATCTCCTTCATGCCGCCCTTAAGCGGGTTCTCGGTCCCTTCGTCAGTCAGGCTGGTTCATATGTCGCGCCTGATAGGTTGAGGTTTGATTTTTCCTGGACAAAAGCTTTAAGCGATGAGGAAATTCAAAGGGTAGAGGAAATGGTAAACGAGAAGATAGTAGAGAATATAAAAGTTGAAACCTCTTGGCATCCCTTTAGGGAAGCATTGAATATGGGGGCAGTAGCTCTATTCGGGGAAAAGTATGGAGAGGTAGTGAGAGTCGTTAAGATAGGGGATTACAGCATAGAGCTTTGTGCTGGATGCCATGCTTCGTCAACGGGAGAAATCGGCTTCTTCAAAATCCTGGAGGAAAGCTCAATAGGTGCGGGATTGCGGAGGATTGAAGCTGTTTGCGGGATGCCCGCTTTGCATTATGTTCGTCGCCTTGAGGCAACCCTTAAGAAAGGGGCTTGGCTCTTACAGGGTGGGGTTTGGGAGTTGCCTCAAAGGGTGGAGAATCTCCTTGAGAGACTGAGAGCTTTGGAGGAGGAAAAGAAGGAGTTGGAGAGGAAATTAGCTGTTCAAGAGGTTGAGGGTTTCCTTTCCAGGGCGAAGGAGATAAAGGGAGTAAATGTCGTCGCTGAGAAGGTGGATGGAGTAGGAATAGAGGGCTTAAAGGGATTGGCTGACTCCCTTCTTGAACGAATGGGAAGTGGGATTGTTCTCCTGGGGAGCGAAGTGAATGAGCGAGCGGTATTTATCTGCAAGGTTTCTAAAGATATTGTAGAGAAGGGGTTGGGTGCTGATAAATTGGTCCGTGAAGTGGCGAAAGTCGTTAGTGGTGGCGGTGGAGGTAGCCCCCTATTTGCTCAAGCTGGAGGTAAAAACCCCGAGAGATTAGAGGAGGCTTTGAGTTTTGCCCTCCAATTGGTGGAGAGCGCTATTCCTTAG
- the frr gene encoding ribosome recycling factor — protein sequence MKKIEEIEKQCEERMKKALEATVSDLAGIRTGRASPALVEKIEVDVYGGKYTIQELAAISVPEPRLLLISPWDKSTISAIEKAILKSPLGLMPSNDGNVIKLPFPPLSEERRKDILKLVAKRIEEGKVAIRNVRRMANEELEELKDKGEASEDEVFRAKERIQKLTDKYIELLNEAQKAKEKEILEI from the coding sequence ATGAAGAAGATAGAGGAGATAGAGAAGCAGTGCGAAGAGAGGATGAAGAAAGCCCTTGAGGCTACCGTCTCCGACCTCGCAGGGATAAGGACGGGGAGAGCGAGTCCCGCCCTTGTTGAAAAGATAGAAGTGGATGTCTATGGTGGGAAATATACAATACAAGAATTAGCCGCTATAAGCGTGCCTGAGCCTCGCCTTCTTCTGATTTCCCCCTGGGATAAATCAACCATCTCAGCTATTGAGAAAGCGATTCTCAAATCCCCTCTTGGATTAATGCCGTCTAACGATGGAAATGTTATAAAGCTTCCCTTCCCACCATTGAGTGAGGAAAGAAGAAAGGATATACTCAAGCTCGTGGCTAAAAGAATTGAGGAAGGTAAAGTGGCGATAAGGAATGTAAGAAGGATGGCTAATGAGGAATTGGAGGAGTTGAAGGACAAAGGAGAAGCTTCTGAGGACGAGGTTTTTCGGGCAAAGGAACGAATACAAAAGTTAACTGACAAATATATTGAGCTATTAAACGAGGCACAAAAGGCAAAGGAAAAGGAAATATTAGAGATTTAG
- a CDS encoding CBS domain-containing protein yields MKTAKDIMTKEVITVKPSTTRDELAKILARNKISGVPVLDEEGCCVIGVVTEADLLQKPGQTVGELMTKEVISVCEDTPVEEVAKILAEKGIKRVPVLKEGKLVGIVSRADIVKAFAGD; encoded by the coding sequence ATGAAGACAGCGAAGGATATTATGACGAAGGAAGTCATCACAGTGAAGCCGTCAACGACGAGGGATGAATTGGCGAAGATTCTGGCGCGGAACAAGATAAGCGGGGTTCCGGTATTAGACGAGGAAGGTTGCTGCGTAATAGGCGTTGTCACGGAGGCTGACCTTCTCCAAAAGCCTGGGCAAACTGTGGGAGAACTGATGACGAAGGAGGTCATCTCCGTTTGTGAGGACACGCCCGTAGAAGAGGTAGCTAAGATACTCGCCGAGAAGGGAATAAAGCGCGTTCCCGTCCTCAAAGAAGGGAAGCTCGTGGGAATAGTGAGCAGAGCGGACATCGTTAAGGCATTCGCGGGAGATTAA
- the galT gene encoding galactose-1-phosphate uridylyltransferase: MPQLRKDPITFEWVIIAGERRERPHEFSKTWDNGEFPAYDPKCPFCPGNEHLTPPEIFAIRNGQESPTWLVRVVPNKFPALRIEGNTERLGKGMFDYMDGVGAHEVIIETPIHNARFSTLPGEQVKRVLLAYRERILDLKNDIRFVYILVFRNEGKEAGASLRHPHSQLIALPFIPHEVVLEIEGMKRYHSFRERCPFCDMVKEELSFGERVVGESDNFLAVEPFASKYPFETLILPKRHHPSFADETEQMLEEFAFFLRDIIHRLDKALKNPPYNFTLHNIPLRNCNYDGFHWHLEIIPRISTPAGFELGSGIYINTVPPEDAAKILREVSN; the protein is encoded by the coding sequence ATGCCCCAGCTGAGAAAAGACCCTATTACCTTTGAATGGGTCATTATCGCAGGGGAAAGAAGAGAACGCCCCCACGAGTTTTCCAAGACCTGGGATAACGGCGAATTTCCAGCTTATGACCCCAAATGTCCCTTCTGCCCGGGAAACGAACATCTAACACCACCGGAAATTTTTGCAATAAGGAATGGACAAGAGTCACCTACATGGCTAGTTCGTGTTGTCCCAAACAAGTTTCCCGCCCTGCGAATAGAGGGAAACACTGAAAGGCTTGGTAAGGGTATGTTTGATTATATGGATGGAGTGGGAGCCCACGAAGTTATAATTGAGACCCCTATTCACAATGCCCGCTTCTCAACCCTCCCAGGGGAACAGGTAAAGAGGGTGCTTTTAGCCTATAGAGAACGCATTTTAGATTTGAAAAACGACATTCGTTTCGTTTATATCCTCGTATTCAGAAATGAAGGCAAGGAGGCAGGAGCCTCTCTTCGCCACCCTCATTCTCAATTAATCGCGTTGCCTTTCATTCCTCATGAGGTTGTTTTAGAGATAGAGGGGATGAAACGCTATCATTCCTTCCGTGAAAGATGCCCATTTTGCGATATGGTTAAGGAAGAGCTATCCTTTGGAGAAAGAGTGGTAGGGGAGAGCGATAATTTTCTCGCCGTTGAACCCTTTGCCTCAAAATATCCCTTCGAAACCCTCATTCTACCAAAGCGACATCATCCCTCGTTCGCAGATGAAACGGAGCAAATGCTTGAGGAATTTGCCTTTTTCTTAAGGGATATAATTCATCGGCTAGATAAAGCACTTAAAAATCCTCCTTATAATTTCACTCTCCACAACATTCCCCTTCGCAACTGCAACTACGATGGATTTCATTGGCATTTGGAGATAATCCCACGCATTAGCACTCCTGCAGGATTCGAATTAGGGAGCGGAATTTATATTAACACTGTTCCCCCAGAGGACGCCGCGAAGATTTTAAGAGAAGTAAGTAATTAA